DNA from Desulfosporosinus sp. Sb-LF:
TCTTAAAAACGATCGATTTGCTACTTTTATTGGCATAGAGCTTGTTAAAATGGAGCCAGGATACGCTGTAGCGAAAATGAATATTTCGAAGAACCACTTAAATGGTGTTGATATGATCCAAGGGGGAGTAATCTTTACGTTAGCAGATTTCGCTTTTGCGGCCGCAGCTAATGCAAGTGGACACGTAACTGTGGGAATTAATGCTAATATTGCCTTTTTAAAAGCATCTAAAGGGAAGACTTTAATCGCTGAAGCCAAAGAAGTATCGGTTTCTAAGAAAATTGCTCATTATAATGTTGATGTGTTTAATGAAGACAAAGACCATATTGCCCAAGTAAGCGTCACTGGCTATAAAAAGAGTGAATAAATAGATGACGGGGTGCAACACTTTGGGCAAACCAGAAGATAGTCTCGCAGAGTTTAATCGAGCTCGGATTAATGATGAAGCTGTGAATATAGAAAAAGTCTATTTTTACAAGACGGACAAGAGAGTGAATCCTAAGCAAGAAGATCCTTTTTGGTTTTCCCTCGGGAAGTTGCCAGTTTTGGTGTCGGCCCCGCATGCTGTAAGGCATTATAGACAAAAAAAATAAAAATGTCCGATCAATTCACCGGTTCTATCGTATTCCTATTAAACCAACTAACGGGTTGTCATGCTATCGCAACGACTAAGCTTTATGGTGGAGATCCTAATTTTGACAACCCTTGCATATATAAGGAAAGAATCGCTGAGATTTGTGATAGGGAAAAAGTAAAGTTCGTCCTTGACATTCATGGAGCAGCCCGTGAACGCGGATTCGATGTGGATTTTGGCACGAATAATGGGAAAACCCTTCTAGGTAAGGCTGGAGTGCTAGAAACGATTCAGCATCATTTTAGAGACTTTGAGTTGAGCAGAATCTCCCATGACCATTTTCCTGCTTCTGGGCCTAATACTATCGCTAATTACATAGCACGTGAATTGAGAATTCCAGCGGTGCAAGTGGAGATCAACAAGCAATATAGGGTACCGGCTCAAAATCCCATAGGTTTTCATCGATTACTAGGTGCCTTAGTTCAAAGTGTCAAAGAATTAGCCTAAAAGAAATTTTCACAAAGGTATTGATTTATACTTAAAATGATTATAAAATAAGACATAAATTAATTTATGAAATTTGAGGAGGATTTATTACGATGAAATTTATATGTTCAGTATGCGGTTATGTTCATGAAGGAA
Protein-coding regions in this window:
- a CDS encoding PaaI family thioesterase, translating into MDDKLIKLLKNDRFATFIGIELVKMEPGYAVAKMNISKNHLNGVDMIQGGVIFTLADFAFAAAANASGHVTVGINANIAFLKASKGKTLIAEAKEVSVSKKIAHYNVDVFNEDKDHIAQVSVTGYKKSE